The genomic interval GATTCTCAATTTGACCAACTTTGTGAAGAAGCAAAAAAATATAATTTTTATTCTGTTTGTGTAAACTCAAGTTGGGTTAAATATGTTGCAAAAAAAGTCAGAGGTTCAAATGTTAAAGTTTGTTCTGTAATCGGTTTTCCTTTGGGCGAAACGGACAGCAGAAGTAAGGCTTTTGAAACCAGGAATGCACTTGAAAACGGTGCAAATGAAATTGATATGGTAATAAGTGTCGGAGCTCTTAAATCCGGCAATATAAAATATGTAGAAGAAGATATCAGAGCAGTTCAAAGAGCATGCAGAAGTACTACCGTATTAAAAGTTATACTTGAAACATCTTTACTTACTGAAGAAGAGAAGGTTATTGCCTGCGAGATTTGCAAAAAAGTTGATGTTGATTTTGTAAAAACAAGTACCGGTTTCGGAAACGGAGGAGCAACAATTGCAGATATCGAACTTATGAGAAGAGTGGTAGGTCCGAAAATGGGCGTAAAAGCAAGCGGAGGGATTCGAGACTTTAAAACTGCCGTAAGCATGATTAAAGCCGGAGCAACAAGAATAGGAGCCGGAGCAAGCGTTGCAATTATTGAAGGAGATAAAGTTACGGGAAATTATTAATACGCATTAACAAAATAAAAAAAACACAAAGATATTTAAAGTATGAAAGCATATGTATTCCCCGGACAGGGAGCCCAGTTTGTAGGAATGGGCAAAGATTTATACGAAAATTCAGAACTTGCAAAAGAAATGTTTGAAAAGGCAAATGATATTCTCGGTTTCAGAATAACAGACTTAATGTTTGACGGAACAGATGAAGATTTACGACAAACAAATGTAACTCAGCCCGCTATTTTTTTACATTCCGTAATTTTAGCAAAAACATTAGGTGATAACTTTAAACCCGACATGGTTGCCGGGCATTCTCTCGGAGAATTTTCCGCTTTAGTTGCAAACGGAACTTTATCTTTTGAAGACGGTCTTAAATTAGTTTCACAAAGAGCCGATGCAATGCAAGAGGCTTGCGAAATTGAACCTTCAACTATGGCAGCTGTTTTAGGGCTTGATGATGAGAAAACAGAAGAAATTTGTGCGTCAATTGATGATGTTGTAGTTCCTGCAAACTATAATACAAACGGACAAATTGTTATTTCCGGTTCAATAAACGGAATTGATAAAGCAATTGAAAAATTAACCGAAGCCGGAGCAAAACGTGCAATTAAGTTAAATGTAGGCGGTGCTTTTCATTCTCCTTTAATGGAACCTGCAAGAGAAAAGCTTGCCGCAGCAATTGAAAACACAACTTTTAGAGAGCCTATTTGTCTTGTTTATCAAAATGTTACGGGAAGGGCAGTTAATGAAGTAGGTGAAATTAAGAGAAATTTAGTTTCCCAACTTACAGCTCCCGTTAAATGGACACAGATTATGAAAAATATGATTGCCGACGGTGCCGAATCATATACGGAAGTAGGTCCGGGAAAAGTTCTGCAGGG from Bacteroidales bacterium carries:
- the fabD gene encoding ACP S-malonyltransferase → MKAYVFPGQGAQFVGMGKDLYENSELAKEMFEKANDILGFRITDLMFDGTDEDLRQTNVTQPAIFLHSVILAKTLGDNFKPDMVAGHSLGEFSALVANGTLSFEDGLKLVSQRADAMQEACEIEPSTMAAVLGLDDEKTEEICASIDDVVVPANYNTNGQIVISGSINGIDKAIEKLTEAGAKRAIKLNVGGAFHSPLMEPAREKLAAAIENTTFREPICLVYQNVTGRAVNEVGEIKRNLVSQLTAPVKWTQIMKNMIADGAESYTEVGPGKVLQGLLKKIDRKFPTFSA
- the deoC gene encoding deoxyribose-phosphate aldolase, whose amino-acid sequence is MDHNELVDKITNQVMSKIKNNTQLKSTVTDLSDSNNRSSEITTQELARYFDHTLLKPDAVDSQFDQLCEEAKKYNFYSVCVNSSWVKYVAKKVRGSNVKVCSVIGFPLGETDSRSKAFETRNALENGANEIDMVISVGALKSGNIKYVEEDIRAVQRACRSTTVLKVILETSLLTEEEKVIACEICKKVDVDFVKTSTGFGNGGATIADIELMRRVVGPKMGVKASGGIRDFKTAVSMIKAGATRIGAGASVAIIEGDKVTGNY